A window of Apium graveolens cultivar Ventura chromosome 8, ASM990537v1, whole genome shotgun sequence contains these coding sequences:
- the LOC141679547 gene encoding G-type lectin S-receptor-like serine/threonine-protein kinase At4g27290 — MRGIFRRGETIIFFSSILLSIFVATSSAVDTISANQTVRDDRNITIVSAGGMFEMGFFSLGHSTNRYIGIWYKNIANRTIVWVANRGTPVRDNSGELRINANGSLVLTDGTDRTIWSSNSSSSTVNPVAQLLDSGNLVMKYSKDADPVIFLWQSFDHPTDNLLPGMKLGWNLVTGLNKYLTSWKSANDPSPGNYTTGVNRIGFPQLLVSRGTDVQFRFGPWDGVQFSGLSLSVIDLSFNAMPLINQKEITFSYNLINSSVAMRAVVKPSGETQFVRWSDATQTWEAYMIAQRDACDCYALCGAYGNCNSAQSQLGKSICGCLRGYQPKFPEKWKVADWSDGCVLKTPFGCDTGDTFVKYSGLKLPDTSRTWIDPNMNLEDCGSFCIKNCSCKAYSNIDIREGGIGCMMWIGDLIDIRNYRENGLDLYVRVSASEAEAAGSLGGKMRVRIITITLLVVLIMLLCPLMIHVFRKRMQRRKGIVLLHQERVRTTENEWNDFDLPIFDVLLIANATNFFSPKNKLGEGGFGSVYKGILDNGQEVAVKRLSKDSKQGLNEFKNEVSYIAKLQHRNLVRLLGCSIEEGEMLLIYEYMPNRSLDSLIFDKELSKSLDWPKRYNIINGIARGILYLHQDSVLRIIHRDLKASNILLDRDMNPKISDFGMARILGGSGRITNTTKVVGTFGYMSPEYALDGIYSLKSDVYSFGVLLLEIVSGRKMKGFYDPDPNLNLLGHAWRLYKEGNLVNLISSAIVESYDESEVLRTIQIGLLCVQPYPEDRPTMSFVVLMLSSNIELPKPTQPGFFTERKNRHSDSSSSQYSELSLSKTMPLQYIAPHS, encoded by the exons ATGAGAGGTATATTTCGTAGGGGCGAAACCATTATCTTCTTTTCTAGTATTTTATTATCGATTTTCGTAGCAACCTCCTCTGCAGTAGACACCATATCAGCAAACCAAACAGTTAGAGATGATAGGAATATTACTATTGTATCAGCTGGTGGAATGTTTGAAATGGGATTTTTCAGCTTAGGTCATTCTACGAATCGATACATTGGAATATGGTACAAAAATATAGCGAATAGGACGATAGTGTGGGTAGCTAATAGAGGGACTCCAGTTCGAGATAATTCAGGAGAGTTAAGAATCAATGCCAATGGGAGTTTGGTGTTGACGGATGGTACTGATCGCACAATTTGGTCATCGAATTCATCTAGCTCTACGGTCAATCCAGTGGCACAGTTACTGGATTCGGGAAATCTTGTCATGAAGTATAGTAAAGATGCTGACCCTGTAATTTTTTTGTGGCAAAGTTTTGATCATCCTACAGATAATCTTTTGCCAGGCATGAAGCTTGGATGGAATTTAGTTACTGGACTAAACAAGTACCTAACATCGTGGAAGAGTGCCAATGATCCTTCTCCAGGTAATTATACAACAGGGGTTAATCGCATTGGATTTCCACAGTTACTTGTATCGAGAGGAACAGATGTGCAATTCAGATTTGGACCCTGGGATGGTGTACAATTTAGTGGCTTGTCACTTTCTGTAATTGATTTAAGTTTTAATGCAATGCCTCTCATTAATCAGAAAGAAATTACTTTCTCGTATAATCTTATAAATAGTTCTGTTGCTATGAGGGCAGTGGTGAAGCCGAGTGGAGAAACACAATTCGTTAGATGGTCCGATGCTACTCAAACTTGGGAAGCATATATGATAGCACAGAGGGATGCCTGTGATTGCTATGCATTATGTGGGGCATATGGTAACTGTAATAGTGCACAATCCCAGTTAGGTAAGAGCATCTGTGGTTGTTTAAGAGGATATCAGCCAAAATTCCCAGAAAAATGGAAAGTAGCAGATTGGTCGGATGGATGTGTCCTAAAAACTCCATTTGGTTGTGATACCGGAGATACGTTTGTGAAGTACTCTGGCCTGAAATTGCCAGACACAAGTCGGACATGGATTGATCCAAACATGAACCTGGAGGATTGTGGAAGCTTTTGCATTAAGAATTGCTCATGTAAAGCTTACTCTAATATAGATATCAGAGAAGGTGGGATTGGATGCATGATGTGGATTGGCGATTTGATTGATATTAGAAATTATAGGGAAAACGGGCTGGATCTTTATGTAAGAGTCAGTGCTTCAGAAGCAG AGGCAGCGGGGAGCTTAGGAGGTAAAATGCGAGTCAGGATCATAACCATAACTCTGCTAGTAGTACTAATAATGCTACTATGTCCATTAATGATTCATGTATTCAGGAAGAGAATGCAAAGGAGAAAAG GGATAGTATTACTCCATCAAGAACGAGTTCGTACCACAGAAAATGAGTGGAACGATTTTGATTTACCTATATTTGACGTCCTGCTAATTGCCAATGCTACCAACTTCTTCTCACCAAAGAATAAGCTTGGTGAAGGCGGATTTGGCTCTGTCTACAAG GGCATCCTAGATAATGGACAGGAAGTAGCAGTTAAGAGGCTTTCAAAGGATTCAAAACAAGGATTGAATGAGTTCAAGAATGAAGTTTCATACATAGCTAAACTTCAGCATCGAAATCTTGTGAGGCTTCTTGGATGTTCTATCGAGGAAGGGGAAATGCTGTTGATTTACGAATACATGCCCAACAGAAGTTTAGACTCCCTGATATTTG ATAAAGAACTAAGCAAGTCGTTGGATTGGCCAAAACGCTACAACATTATAAATGGCATAGCTAGAGGAATTCTGTATTTACATCAGGACTCTGTATTGAGGATCATTCACAGAGATCTAAAAGCCAGCAATATTTTGCTCGATCGTGATATGAATCCGAAAATTTCAGATTTTGGGATGGCTAGAATTTTAGGAGGAAGTGGAAGAATAACAAATACAACCAAAGTAGTTGGGACATT CGGTTATATGTCTCCAGAGTATGCCCTTGATGGAATATACTCACTAAAATCCGATGTCTATAGCTTTGGTGTATTATTACTAGAAATAGTAAGCGGGAGAAAGATGAAAGGATTTTATGATCCAGACCCCAACCTCAACCTTCTGGGCCAT GCCTGGAGGCTCTATAAAGAGGGAAATTTGGTGAACTTGATATCGAGTGCGATTGTGGAGTCATACGATGAGTCAGAAGTGTTGCGAACAATACAAATAGGTTTACTTTGTGTGCAACCATATCCAGAAGATAGGCCTACCATGTCATTTGTGGTTCTGATGCTGAGTAGTAATATTGAGCTGCCTAAGCCTACACAACCTGGTTTTTTCACTGAGAGAAAAAATCGACACTCAGATTCTTCATCTAGCCAGTACTCCGAATTGTCTTTATCCAAAACTATGCCATTACAATATATAGCTCCACATAGTTGA